TATGAGGGTACACCTAGTAACATACCGAACCTAGAAGTTAAGCTCATAAACGCTGAAAGTACTTGGGGGGCAGCCCTCTGGGAGGATAAGTACTTGCCAATCTTTTTTTTATTTTTTGGAAAAATATGATATCATATACTATAGAAAAAAAATAAAAATTTATTTGAAGGGAATAAAGTTATGAATAAAAAGAAAGCTATATTTTTAGATAGGGATGGAACAATAAATATCGATAAAGGGTATCTATATAAAAAAGAAGATTTTGAATTTGAAATTGATGCAATAAAGGCATTAAAAAGATTAAGTGATTTAGGATATACATTAATAATTGTAACTAATCAGTCTGGAATAGGAAGAGGATACTATACAAAAACTGACTTAGATATTCTAAACAATCATATGTGTAAGATTCTTTTAAAAGAACAAATAAAAATAGAAAAAATTTATCATTGTCCTCATCATCCAACTAAAGGAATAGGAAAATTTAAAATGGAATGTGAATGTAGAAAACCTAATCCAGGG
The Fusobacterium sp. IOR10 DNA segment above includes these coding regions:
- the gmhB gene encoding D-glycero-beta-D-manno-heptose 1,7-bisphosphate 7-phosphatase, whose amino-acid sequence is MNKKKAIFLDRDGTINIDKGYLYKKEDFEFEIDAIKALKRLSDLGYTLIIVTNQSGIGRGYYTKTDLDILNNHMCKILLKEQIKIEKIYHCPHHPTKGIGKFKMECECRKPNPGMIVEGIKEFNIDKKNSYMVGDKISDVLAGISAGVNAILLGNKNEIRLEKEIKDKISIFENLNEFSMELYNKEKK